Within the Enterobacter roggenkampii genome, the region AGCCAAACTCCCCGGAGAGAGCGCAGCGGCGATAGAGGCTATTACGTCATCGATTACCGCAAATCTTGAAAGTTGGATTCAGTTTGGTACCGCATGGGCCATTATCAACCCGCTTTGGGATGAACTGCGATTGCTCGGATTTAACCGAGACCTTCTTGATCTTCAACAGGTGATTACAGAGCCCGGGTTTTTGGCGCATTGCGAACGTTGGCATGCACATCTGGATCCTGCAGTACTGTTACAAAGATACCAGAGCAAACTGGCCGAAATCCGCGATTTGCCAGTTGATGAACAGTTACGCAAAATTGTTCACGGCAAAAAATTTTATAAAGCCGTTGTGACCCCTGCATTCATGCAGTTACTTACAATTACGAAAGCGATTTCAGTTGATGTATGGTTCAGGGAAATGCCGGTGCCAACTGACCTTGACTTTATATGGCATGAAATGAATTTGCCTGTAGAAGAAAATTAATTATGCAATTTAAAGAACTGGAATCCGGGCTTCGTCAGAAGTTTACCGACAACCGTATCGTCTTCTGGCACGACCCAGAACAACGTTTCACTGATTCGCTCAATGAGTTGGATCTCGACAACGTTGTGCTGCTGGATATGCGCGGCATTTCTGTGCTAGCAACAAAAAAACGACTCGAAATCGACGAGCCTGAACAAAAATTTTTACTCTATTTCACCAGTGAGGTTCCCGCTCTCGAGCAGGACTGGTTGCTGGATATTCGCCTCTATAGCACCGAATTCCACGCTGATTATGCGGCGATCACCCTGAATTCGCTAGGTATCCCGCAACTTGGTTTACGCGAACATATTCAACTTCGCAAAGCCTTCTTTACCGTCAAGCGAACTCAGATCCTGAAGGGATGGGTTACCGAGCGCGAAACGGAAAACTCTCTCGATAAGAAAATGCTTGCGGTGGTGGTCGGAGCCAGTACCTTTGAAACCAAAGAGATTCTATTTGCTTTGGTTCAGCAATTTGTCGCGGCACGGCAGCAGGATGACAGCGCGCTGGAGAACACCTTCGCCGTACTGAAGAAACTTGGCCTGGATGAGGTACTCTGGGAGATTCTTCGTGTTGAGCTCGGGTACCAGTTTGAATCTCCTTCACTGGAAAACCTGCTGCTGAAACTGTTCTGTACCGATCTCTGGGCGCAGGGTGATGAAGCGCATCGTGACTGGTTGAGTAAAAATGTGCTGGCAACTGCGGCTGGACGAGCCTCTTCACTGGCCTTTATGGGGGCGTGGCGCAACGATCGTCGCTATAAAGCAGAATACGATTATTGTGCAGAGGATTTGCAACAAACACTGCAGCCAAAAGAGCACTACAACTACAGCTCACCGTACGCCCTGGCAAAATGTGAAACCTTCGAGGCCATTGAACAACTTATTATCCGTGGTCTGGTGACCCAGCTGCAGGAAGAGAGCACCACTCTGGACAGAGACGCGTTTAAAGCGTTGGTTTCAGAGCGCAGTGCGAAATACTGGAGCCAGACACGTCCAGAGTATCTCTCTATCTGGAATGCCATTCGTCAGGCAGAACACTTGCTGAATTTGCGTAACCGTTACACCGATGGGTTTAATTTCCCCGATACGGGCGCGTTCTGGAAAGCCTACTGCGACGAAATTTATCGCTTCGATCAGACCTATCGTTTATTCAATGAATATGCCGCACCAGTGCACAGCAAAGGGGCGATGATCCTGCATGAACTGGATAAGTTCATCGAAGAGTTATACAGCAACTGGTATCTGGCCGAGCTAAGTCGTGGCTGGAACAAACTGCTGGAAGCGGAAAAACGCATGCAGACATGGCAGTTTAGTGGCATACCCCTGCAGCGCAATTTCTATAAAGAGAATGTTAAACGTCAGTTTGACACCTCTCAGGTGAAACGCGTTTTTGTCGTGATCTCAGATGCACTGCGCTATGAAGTGGCGGAAGAGCTGGGCAGGCATATCAACCATGAGAAGCACTTCAGTGCAGAGCTGCGCTCCCAGACCGGAGTGCTCCCAAGCTATACTCAGCTGGGCATGGCCGCACTGTTACCCCATGAGTCGTTGAGCTATCTTCCCGATAATTCTGGCGTAGTGTACGCCGATGGAATATCCACTTCCGGGTTCGATAAACGCGCCGCTATTCTGGCGAAGGTGAATGGTGTAGCGCTGAAAGCAAAGGACTTGCAGAACGCCAATAACCAGGAAGTTAACGAGCAAATTCGCAACGCTTCCGTGGTTTATATCTGGCACGACACTATAGATGCCATGGGTGATAAGGCGGCTACCGAAGATAAAACATTCGAGGCTTGTCGAAGCGCTATTACCGAGCTCAAAGATCTGGTCTCACGCCTGCGTAGCCGATTTAATGCCAGCCGAATATTTGTTACCGCCGATCATGGGTTCCTGTTCCAGCAACAGGCGCTGGTGGAGCAGGATAAAACGAAGCTGGAAAGCAAAGCCAAAGACACAATTGAAGCGAATAAACGCTTTATTGTGGGTCATAAGCTGCCTGAAAGTGAATTTTGCTGGCACGGCAAACTTGCTGATACTGCAGGCGCAAGCGATGAGAGTGAGTTCCTGTTACCTAAAGGAGTACAGCGTTTTCACTTCGTAGGGGGCGCGCGTTTCGTTCATGGCGGAGCCATGCTGCAGGAGGTGTGTGTTCCTGTGTTGAAGATTCGCGCGCTTGAAAAGAAAGTGGCTGAGAAGCAACCCCAGCGGCAGCCCGTGTCCGTCGTTGCGCGGGATCAGGTGATCAAACTGGTTAACAGCATTGATAAAGTTGGTTTTATTCAGACTTCGGCAGTGAATGATTTAAATGAGCCGCGCACGCTCAATATTTTTGTCGTAGATGAAAACAACCAGGTCGTCTCCGGCACGGAAACGGTTTGCTTCGACAGTGATAACGACGATATGGGTAAACGCACCCGCGATGTAACCATGAAACTCATGGGGACGGCATTCAATCGTAAAAACAAATATGTTCTGATCCTGGAGAATGCGGACAGCGCAACAGAGTATGGTCGCTACCCGATCACGATCGACCTGGCATTTCAGGATGACTTCTTTTAAGTGAGGCGTTATGCAACAGCAGGATAACTCAGCCAGTAACATGGAAACGGCCTCTGCGTTGGCTCAGGACCTGGATTCATTGTTGAATCAGCACTTTCGCGGTCGCGTGGTGCGTAAGGATCTGACTAAGCAACTAAAAGAAGGGGCTAATGTTCCGGTTTACGTACTGGAATATCTACTCGGTATGTACTGTGCCTCCGATGACGATGAGGTTGTCGAGCAGGGGCTACAGTCGGTTAAGCGTATTCTTTCTGATAACTACGTCCGCCCGGATGAAGCAGAAAAAGTGAAATCACTGATTCGCGAGCGTGGTTCTTACAAAATTATCGATAAGGTCACGGTAAAGCTAAACCAGAAGAAAGACGTTTACGAAGCCCAACTCTCTAACCTCGGTATTAAAGATGCCCTGGTGCCGTCTCAGATGGTGAAAGACAATGAGAAACTGTTGACGGGTGGCATCTGGTGCATGATCACCGTGAACTACTTTTATGAAGAAGGACAAAAAACGTCTCCTTTCTCGCTGTTCACACTGAAGCCGATCCAGATGCCAAATATGGATATGGACGAGGTATTTGAGGCCCGCAAGCAGTTTGATCGTGACCAGTGGATTGACGTGCTGTTACGTTCTGTCGGGATGGAGCCTGCGAATATTGAACAGCGTACCAAGTGGCATCTGATTACTCGCATGATTCCCTTTGTGGAAAACAACTATAACGTCTGTGAGCTTGGACCACGTGGTACCGGTAAGAGCCATGTTTATAAAGAATGCTCCCCTAACTCTCTGCTGGTATCTGGCGGGCAAACCACGGTAGCGAACTTGTTTTATAACATGGCCAGCCGCCAGATTGGTCTTGTGGGTATGTGGGACGTCGTCGCGTTCGACGAAGTGGCAGGGATCACTTTCAAAGACAAAGATGGCGTGCAGATCATGAAAGACTACATGGCGTCAGGTTCGTTCTCTCGTGGTCGTGACTCCATCGAAGGTAAAGCCTCCATGGTGTTTGTCGGCAACATTAACCAGAGCGTGGACACGCTGGTCAAAACCAGTCATCTGCTTGCACCGTTTCCAGATGCGATGATTGATACTGCATTTTTTGACCGCTTCCATGCTTATATTCCTGGTTGGGAAATTCCAAAGATGCGTCCGGAGTTTTTCACCAATCGCTATGGTTTGATTACGGATTACCTCGCTGAATATATGCGCGAGATGCGTAAACGTAGCTTCTCCGATGCAATTGATAAATTCTTCAAGCTGGGAAATAACCTCAATCAGCGTGACGTGATTGCCGTACGCCGCACGGTATCCGGCTTGTTGAAGCTAATGCACCCAGACGGCGCTTACGACAAAGAAGATGTACGGGTTTGCCTGACCTATGCACTGGAGGTCCGCCGTCGCGTTAAAGAGCAGCTTAAGAAACTCGGTGGCCTAGAATTCTTTGATGTGAACTTCAGTTATATCGATAATGAGAGCCTGGAAGAGTTCTTCGTGAGCGTACCGGAGCAGGGTGGCAGTGAATTGATTCCTGCCGGTATGCCGAAACCTGGCGTAGTGCATCTGGTCACGCAAGCTGATTCAGGTATGACGGGCCTCTATCGTTTTGAAACGCAGATGACTGCCGGTAATGGCAAACATGCGGTATCAGGTTTAGGGTCGAATACAGCAGCGAAAGAAGCGATCCGCGTGGGTTTTGACTACTTCAAAGGTAACTTAGGTCGTATCAGTGCTGCGGCAAAATTCTCTGAACATGAGTACCATCTTCATGTAGTGGAGCTGCACAGCACAGGGCCGAGTACAACCACCAGTCTGGCCGCGTTAATCGCGTTCTGTTCCATATTGCTGGCAAAACCGGTTCAGGAACAAATGGTCGTTTTAGGCAGTATGACGTTGGGAGGGGTAACGAATCCCGTTCAGGATCTGGCTGCATGTCTGCAGGTTGCATTCGATAGCGGCGCGAAAAGAGTTTTACTCCCTATGGCTTCAGCTATTGATATCCCGACCGTACCGACTGAATTGTTTACCAAGTTCCAGGTAAGCTTTTATGCTGATCCTGTAGATGCGGTGTACAAGGCTCTCGGGGTAAATTAAATGCAATGATTACCAGTGATGTATGAGTTGTGTTACTGGTAATCTCATTTCCAAAAATAATAGTGCAGCTTAATTTACTTATTATATTTTCAAATTGAAACTTAATATCCTGATGCTTAATTTAAGCATGGTTGTTCATTCCAGAAACTCGGTAAAGATAGACAGTAAATCCTGATGAATCAGTGTCCATTCTTGATCCAAGTTTATAGTACATAATCCGATATCGAAACCGCTAACATTATAACGATGCTTTACAGCCTTCGTTACATGAGGATAGATCAGCAACCCACTGATTTTTTGGGCTGGAGTTGATTTACAAGCCAATAAATAATTCATCAGCTGGTATAGGTTAGACGAGTGAAACTTCGATGTTTCGTTACGGCTGGAAAATATATTCTTATAATATTTTGCATCAACGATTAAAGTTTTGTTATTACTGCTTATCGTTATGTCTGTTTCCATTCGCGGTAGAAAAGATAAACTTTTATCACTGTCGCTATATGCATCCCATTTCAAATATGAGCGTTTAACGTTAGCATTTTTTAATTCTCGCATGCAAAAACAATATAAAAATTCCTGATAAAGAAGTGACATTTTGCGTTCGTCACGTTCAAAATCATAAAAACGATAACTACCATTGTTTTGATTACTTATCGAATTGTCTGCAATAAACTTGCATAAACTGATTGCGAATTTGTAGTAACGACTACTAGCCCTAACTTTCACTTTATTGAAGTGAAGAGGAGTGAGGTTAATTTCTTTCACTTCTGGCATTCTTGCTCGGATAGAGCGCGATTCTTCTCGGATGGTTTTATTTAAATTTTCATTTTTGATTAATACAGCCAGAGAACTTTTAATGATTTTATTTGCAAGCGTATCCGGATTTAAATCATCAAAAGTACTGACTGTTTTTCCTTGTGTCATATGTAAACTGCGGAGTGTTTGAGTGAGATTCACCCGTCCTTTTACTCCTGTGATTAACTCTGTATTTGACTGATAATTCAGCTCGAATCCCCGACGACAAAGATAAAGAACACATTTATTTAAAGCATGCCCGAGTATATCTAGTAAGTTATTGGCCGGTATCGCATCAAGGTTAACTATTTTAGCATCCTGTAAATGATTCCATGCGTAAGTCAGCATATAATAGATGTTACGTATTGGAATCGCTGGCTTATTCATTATATGTCCTCAAGTAACAGATCGAGCCAGTTTTGTCTTTTACCAGGGTTATCAAACCAATACTCTTCAAGCAACGGCGCTATATCTGAAAAAACGATTGTTCTGAACCATTCAACATCTGGTTGATTGCCATCATCTAAACCATTGCAAAAATAGCTGTGCCCGATCCTGTAACCCTTCCCGAGTATTTCTGAGTCATTACTGATTTCGTTATTTAACTGCATCATTTTGAAACATAATGATTCGACAAATCCAGGCTTGGCTTTGTTATCCAGTAAAAAACTACGAAATTGCTCTGTTCCAAATCCGGGTTCAATATCAATAAATGAAAAGCGTCTGCGGAGAGCGTAGTCGACGACTGCCAGAGAACGGTCTGCTGTATTCATTAAACCAATAATATAGACGTTAGCAGGTATATAAAATCGGTCACTGTAGTTTTCCGAGTAGGTAAGAGGTACTGCCCAGTTCGCATTACGCTTATCATGTTCAATAAGCATCATGACTTCGCCAAAAACCTTGCTTAAATTCGCTCGATTTATTTCATCAATGATAAAAACATGTTTTTTATCTGGTTCTTTCAGGGCCTGCTGACAGAAACTATAAAAAATTCCATCTTTTCGTTGGAAGCTATCACCATTTGGGCGATAACCTTGTACGAAATCTTCATAACTATAAGATGGATGAAACTGGACCATACCAACTCTGTGTGAATCCCTTTCTTCCATTAGCAGATAAGCCAGGCGGCGGGCTACGAAGGTCTTACCTACTCCGGGGGGACCTTGCAGAATAACATTTTTCTTCACAACCAAACGTTTAATAATCGTTTCTATTGTTGATTGAGGAATAAAGAGGTCATTCAATGCATCGTTTATATCATATGGTTTTTTGACCGTAGTTTTGGAGTGAGGATCTGGATGGGGAAATGTTTCGGAACTGGAGAATAATTTTTTATACACATTTATTGTTTGTTCTATTTCTTCATCAAATTTTGCGTAATCGATACCATTGGAAACTTTTTGTGAGAACGCATAGTAAGATTGACCATATTTCTTTGGGTATATCCCAAGGTTGGTATGTAAATACTCTCTAATCGTCACTGGTATATCAGAATTAAAGTGCCATTGATGTAGTGGTATCTTTGTATCACTTATCCCATAAGCAAGTATAAGTTCGTCATAATCTTTATAATAAAGTATGACAGGATAGATACCATGCGACACTTCTTGACCCTCAGCTAGAAATGCAATCCAGGGAACAGAACTGTAATTACCAAAGCCGAAACTTACTTTCACCTTAAGTCCATGAAGTGTTTCTGGGTAGTCTTTAGTTGATTGTGAGATTTTCTGATCGGCTTGTTCAACGAATTTTTCAAGCCAAGTCTGTACCGATTGCATCTCTTACTCCTTACGAGAAGTTCATAGTGCATTATGCAGCCCACCAGGACGAATCGCTACTGTTAATCGTAACAGTTCGAACTCGTTCAATGAATATATTCTGTCTTTGAAATCAATTTCTTCGTGCATACCAAATAATTATTGCGATCGCGCTCGCAACGTGGACAATACTTAATCATGTGATGAATTAATATCAACGAAATCAATAATTTCATTTAAGTCACGGGATGGGGAATGGACAGTAATACTCAGGGATTCACTTCATACTGGCGTAATACCTTAGCTGATGCCGAGTCTGGAAAAGGGGCATTTGAGCGTAAAGATGAAGAGTCATTCACTCAATGGATGAATATCGATAAGGGGCGCTTGGATGAAGAGATCGTGCAATCGTTCTTCGTAGGTGAAAACGAGAAGGTTCAGACCGTAAAAGTGTTGTTACGGCCGCATGTATGGATCCACTTGTTAAAGCATGGCAAGGAGCGCATGGCTGGCGCACCAGGTATAGTTACGCCTTTGGTTACTTCCGCGCTGATGAACCGCGAAGGCTTTCTATTCCCTGCATTTCCTGCCACCATTCCCCGTGACCTGCTTGAACCACTGCCCAAAGGTTCCTTTTCTATTGGTGAGATGGCGGAATATGACAAATATAAAACCTCCCATGATTCATTAACTTTTGGTCCTGGCGACGAGGATGAGCAGCGTGAGGAAACAGACGAACAACGGACTGAGCGACATGCTCGCTATAAGCTATTATGGCAAAAATACCTTAAAGAGGCAGATGAGCTTTTAAACAATGTGGCCGGGAAATGGCTCGAGTCACCAGAGCAATATGAGTCAGCTGGTTATGGCTTTATTATCAAAGCCAACCAGCCCGGCGGCGCCAGCATTCATATTTTGCCCATGTACGACCACCTGCTGTCGTGCAAAAAAGAGGTGCCATTGCTGGCGCGTTTTGCTTCAAAAGATAAATCTCCTGTTGAGCCGCTTCTTGCCAGTAATGCCATGTTCAGTGAGCGTCTGGGCCATTCTGGCGACAAATTCCCTCTGGCTACTGCACAGCGTGATGCCCTGAGCCATTATCTCACTCAACAGCCGGGCGATATTCTTGCCGTAAACGGTCCTCCGGGAACAGGGAAAACTACTCTTGTGCTCTCCATCATAGCTACAGAGTGGACGAGGGCGGCTTTAAACAAAACCGAACCACCGGTTGTCATTGCGGCATCAACCAACAACCAGGCGGTTACCAACATTATTGAGGCCTTCGGAAAAGATTTTGCTACGGGCACCGGGCCTATGGCTGGGCGTTGGCTGCCTGATGTAACAAGCTTTGGGGCTTATTTCCCTTCTTCGCGCCGAAAAGCCGAGGCCGCAAAAAAATACCAGACAGAAGACTTTTTTAACCGCGTTGAATCCCTTGAATATGTAGAAGATGCCCGGCTCTTCTTCCTTGAAAAGGCAAGGTTGGCTTTTCCGACTCAGGAATGTCATTCACCTGAACACGTTGTGGATCTCTTACATCAGCGTTTAGTTGAACTCTCTGCAAAGCTTGAGCAAATCGAGCCTGCGTGGGACAACCTGAACGCAATCCGTCAGGAGCGGTGCGCCATCAGCGACGATCTCGAACAGTATATTCAGGCTAAGAGAACGTTACTGCTCAATAGCACAAATGAAATCTCGCTATTAACACAGGGCAAAAAACAATGGGAACAATATCGAGCTGGTGAGTCGATCATGTTCGCTCTCTTCTCCTGGCTTCCCGCCGTTCGTACTAAGCGTCACTATCAAATGAAGCTGTTTTTGGAGGCTACGTTTGGCGAAAGAATGACAGCATTCCAGGGAACTTTGCCTGATGGAATTGATGCCTTTATCGAAGGCCTGATAGCAGAAGCACTTAAAGAGCAGGCCGAGTACCAGCAGCAGATTGGTCTTGCCGAGGACATTTCCCAACGTGAAAGTGAAGCAGCCATACGCTGGCGCGAGATCACTCATTCGCTGGGAAGTCCGGGTGAAACGGAGCTCAGTCTGAATGAAGCCGATCAGCTCGCTGATACGCGGCTCCGTTTTCCTGCATTTTTGCTGGCGACGCATTATTGGGAAGGCCGGTGGTTAATGGATATGGCTGCCATTGAAGATCTTCAGGATGAAAAAAAACGCAACAGAATAAATTATGTTCAGGCCCGCTGGCAGCGCAGAATGAAACTTACCCCTTGTGTGGTGATGACCTGTTATATGCTGCCGCATCATATGAAAATTGGTATCCGGGATGAAAAATTGAAAAAGTATGCGGAAAGCTATTTTTATAATTTTGCAGATCTGCTCATTGTCGATGAAGCAGGCCAAGTACTTCCGGAAGTGGCTGCGGCCTCCTTTGCTCTGGCAAAAAAAGCGTTAGTTATTGGTGATACAGCACAGATTGCGCCAATCTGGAATAGTTACCCTACCATTGATATAGGGAATCTGTTAGAGCAGAAACTTCTTACTGGCGATACTCAGGATGAGCTTCACGACGCTTATATCACGATAGGTGATTCAGGTAAAAGCGCGGCATCTGGGAGTGTCATGAAGATCGCCCAGTTTAATTCCCGCTATCATTACGACCCAAACTTTGCGCGTGGCATGTATTTATATGAGCATCGTCGTTGCTTCGATAACATCATTGGCTTCTGTAATGAGTTGTGCTATGACGGCAAATTATTTCCCAAGCGGGGTATAGCAAATGGCACGTTATATCCTGCAATCGGTTATTTGCACATAGATGGTAAATGTGTACAGGCAAGCGGCGGAAGCCGCTATAACCTCTTCGAAGCTGAGACAGTAGCTGCATGGCTTGCGGCGCACAAACAAGATATTGAGCGTCATTACAATAAGCTGCTCCATGAAGTCGTAGGGATTGTGACCCCTTTTTCTGCGCAAGTCAGCGCAATTGAATCGTCATTGCGTAAGGTGGATATCAACTGTAATGATGATAAAAACGGGCTGACAGTGGGGACAGTCCACTCCTTGCAGGGCGCGGAAAGGGAGATTGTGCTGTTTTCTTCTGTGTATTCGAAACACGAAGATGGCGAATTTATAGACAACGACAGCAGCATTCTGAACGTTGCCGTTTCACGTCCTAAAGATAGCTTCCTGGTCTTTGGCGACATGGACTTGTTTGAGATCCAACCCGGTTCTTCACCTCGGGGACTGCTGGCGAAATACCTGTTTGCTTCCACTGATAATGCGTTGCAGTTTGATTTTCAGGAGCGCCAGGATTTAAGTTCCTCGCAAACGCAGACCTCTATCCTGCACGGTGTGGAGCAACATGATGTGTTTCTGAATCAGACTTTTAACTCAATCAATGAGAGCATTACTATCGTTTCGCCGTGGCTTACCTGGGAAAAGTTGGAACAGACCGGTTTTCTTGCATCGATGATGCAGGCACGTGCACGTGGTATTGATATCACTTTAGTAACGGACAAATCATCTAATACTGCAGATGTGGATTTTGAAAAGCGCAAAGAGAAAAATCAGCGTCTTAATGAGGCCGTGGAAAAGTTAACTGAAATGGGCATCACGACGAAGTTGGTCAACCGTGTTCACAGTAAGATTGTAATTGGCGATGAGGGACTACTCTGCGTCGGTTCCTTTAACTGGTTCAGCGCTGCGCGGGAGGAAAGATACCAGCGATATGACACATCCATGGTCTACCATGGCGATAGTTTAAGAGCTGAGATCAAAACGATTTATTCCAGCCTTGAGCAGCGGCAGTTATAAAATGATGTGAATTACCTGAGCACCCGTATAAACCATAGGGTGCTCAGGATATTTAATACGATCACATCAATTAACCCTTAAAAACATTTTGCCTATGCCATTGTAAATAGTTGTATGAAGGTTTCGGTAACGCAATGATTTTTTCTGGCAAACTCAGCTTGTCGCATGTACCAAAATCAAGGTGATTGCTTATCAGAACGTCACCTTCATTAGCGAATGAAATCCAGCCAGAGTCAAATAAAGTATCAATATGAGCCGCCAGCATGAGACCGTTATGCGGATCTAATCTTTCTTTCGCAGTTTGGCATACGGACCAGGGCTTGATATGGCTCGCTCTCAGTAATGGCTGAAAGGTAATCCCTGTTACAGGGCAGGCAGGGTAAAGTTTTAAGCACTCAGCCCGAAAAATACCCTGTCCGATTCTGGCATGAATCAATGCTGTTCGGGTTGTTTCATCTATCGAGAGGTCATGAGTGATAATATCAATGTCTGGTTGAACGAAAGCGATACGATCGTTCTGGCTTTCATTTACCTCAAATGGCTCAGGTGTTTCAAATCCCAGCTCTTGGAACAACGCAGAGTGAAATTCAACGGGTAAATATTGTTCAACCACCTGTTTTGCCAACGAGTCAATTAAGCGTTTCTTAGCCTGTAATAGAGAAAAGGAAGCAACATCAAAGCCACCGTGCACGTTGTTATCTAAGACCGTCTGCAGCCTCGGTTCATCAGGGCTTTTAAGTAGAGCAGGGTCTGTTCCTTCCAGTGCCCAGAAGCCATCATGCTTTAACCGCCAGAATGGCATAAGAACTTCATAGTTGCTGCGTTTTGGCCCGTAGCGTTTTAGCAAATCTCGTAGTTGATCTTGTATTTCATCCTGGAACTGGAAAAGCCGCTCATGGCCTTTCTTGTACTGGGAAAGAACATACAGAACAAGTAAGGGTTTATTCAACGCTGGTGCTTTGTTGTACCAAGCTGTTTTCATCCCGGCAATTTTTTGACTAAGAGATTTTGCGATGGTCATAGTTCGGTTACAGGAGCCAGTAGTTCTGCGATGATGCTCGCAAAACCCAGACCAATCAACCCGCAATCAACAAAAACATGACCTTACCGCACACAACCCTATTTCCTGAATCCCTCTCGCAAATTCCAAATTTACCCCCTCCAAAACCGCTGTATTTATATTCAGCCCTGTATAATGAGCACCAGAAATTACGCCGAACGGCAAAAGAAATATTGAAGAATATTTAATGAACAATTCGCGATATGAAGGTGCTGCAACACCCCCATACCGCTAACCACAACCAACTTGATAGGAGTTGTATATGGCTGTGACGAATTTTAAGCCAGAGTTTACTGTTTGCAAAACAGAATCAGACGCTTTCACCGGCATGATTGAAA harbors:
- a CDS encoding AAA domain-containing protein, whose product is MDSNTQGFTSYWRNTLADAESGKGAFERKDEESFTQWMNIDKGRLDEEIVQSFFVGENEKVQTVKVLLRPHVWIHLLKHGKERMAGAPGIVTPLVTSALMNREGFLFPAFPATIPRDLLEPLPKGSFSIGEMAEYDKYKTSHDSLTFGPGDEDEQREETDEQRTERHARYKLLWQKYLKEADELLNNVAGKWLESPEQYESAGYGFIIKANQPGGASIHILPMYDHLLSCKKEVPLLARFASKDKSPVEPLLASNAMFSERLGHSGDKFPLATAQRDALSHYLTQQPGDILAVNGPPGTGKTTLVLSIIATEWTRAALNKTEPPVVIAASTNNQAVTNIIEAFGKDFATGTGPMAGRWLPDVTSFGAYFPSSRRKAEAAKKYQTEDFFNRVESLEYVEDARLFFLEKARLAFPTQECHSPEHVVDLLHQRLVELSAKLEQIEPAWDNLNAIRQERCAISDDLEQYIQAKRTLLLNSTNEISLLTQGKKQWEQYRAGESIMFALFSWLPAVRTKRHYQMKLFLEATFGERMTAFQGTLPDGIDAFIEGLIAEALKEQAEYQQQIGLAEDISQRESEAAIRWREITHSLGSPGETELSLNEADQLADTRLRFPAFLLATHYWEGRWLMDMAAIEDLQDEKKRNRINYVQARWQRRMKLTPCVVMTCYMLPHHMKIGIRDEKLKKYAESYFYNFADLLIVDEAGQVLPEVAAASFALAKKALVIGDTAQIAPIWNSYPTIDIGNLLEQKLLTGDTQDELHDAYITIGDSGKSAASGSVMKIAQFNSRYHYDPNFARGMYLYEHRRCFDNIIGFCNELCYDGKLFPKRGIANGTLYPAIGYLHIDGKCVQASGGSRYNLFEAETVAAWLAAHKQDIERHYNKLLHEVVGIVTPFSAQVSAIESSLRKVDINCNDDKNGLTVGTVHSLQGAEREIVLFSSVYSKHEDGEFIDNDSSILNVAVSRPKDSFLVFGDMDLFEIQPGSSPRGLLAKYLFASTDNALQFDFQERQDLSSSQTQTSILHGVEQHDVFLNQTFNSINESITIVSPWLTWEKLEQTGFLASMMQARARGIDITLVTDKSSNTADVDFEKRKEKNQRLNEAVEKLTEMGITTKLVNRVHSKIVIGDEGLLCVGSFNWFSAAREERYQRYDTSMVYHGDSLRAEIKTIYSSLEQRQL
- a CDS encoding HNH endonuclease: MTIAKSLSQKIAGMKTAWYNKAPALNKPLLVLYVLSQYKKGHERLFQFQDEIQDQLRDLLKRYGPKRSNYEVLMPFWRLKHDGFWALEGTDPALLKSPDEPRLQTVLDNNVHGGFDVASFSLLQAKKRLIDSLAKQVVEQYLPVEFHSALFQELGFETPEPFEVNESQNDRIAFVQPDIDIITHDLSIDETTRTALIHARIGQGIFRAECLKLYPACPVTGITFQPLLRASHIKPWSVCQTAKERLDPHNGLMLAAHIDTLFDSGWISFANEGDVLISNHLDFGTCDKLSLPEKIIALPKPSYNYLQWHRQNVFKG